In Gadus morhua chromosome 5, gadMor3.0, whole genome shotgun sequence, the genomic stretch AAGTTTTGATTTTGCCTCCTTCCCAGGGAGTAATGAACTAATTACTGACAAAcgtgagttaaaaaaaaaaaagagatttgAACAATTAACTAAATCAGAATCACCCGTTCATTCTTATGTACATGACGATGGCTTTTACACTTAACTCCAATCCAAGTGTGCAATAAGAAATGCAGAGTCATTTCATCAAGGAAAATTAagtttggacacacacagacactatagGGTACATAGATATTCACACTAACGCACAGGTGAATTATGAAgatattttcttttcaaaataGGTTCTTTGAGCAACTATACAGAGCATACCGGGAATAAACATTGGTCATAGCTAtatatccaacacacacacacacacacacacacacacacacacacacacacacacacacacacacacacacacacacacacacacacacacacacacacacacacacacacacacacacacacacacacacacacacacacactaagaggcCCACAGAGATTTGAAGAGGCAATTTGTCAAACTAAAGTCCAACGCTTTGTACACAAGGCAAGTAGTCataggatcccccccccccccccaaagtatCAAACAAACACTAAAGTCCTTGGCTCCTCTCGGTCCTCTTTGGGTCTCACGTGCGCCGCAGGTCCACCAGCCTGcggagcagctgctgctgccgccccttcagcctcttcttctcctggGCCTGCTGCTTCTCGCGCTGGTGCAGCTGGTCCAGGTACTCCGTGGCCTGGGTAAGGATGGCCACCTTGGGGGTCTTGGCGGACTCCACCAGTCCCGGGACCTGGTCGCGCAGCGCCATGAAGCGCGAGCGCAGGTCGTTGCGCCGCTTACGCTCCAGGAAGTTGTGGTTCCGCCGGCGGTCCACGTCCTCGTTGTCCGAGCTGCCAGGCGTGTCCGAGGAGGAACCGGCCAGGGACGCAGAGGAGGACTCCATGCAACTGCGCTTCCTTTGGGGCTCTTCgtcgtcctcttcctcgccgtcatcatcatcatcatcatcatcttcatcctcgTCGTCCAGCTCCGCGTCACTGTCCGGGGAGGGCGCGGCGTAGTCGTGTTGCTGCTGGTGGACGGACAGGTGGAAGCGGGCGGGACAGGGGTCTGCACGGACCGTGAGGGTCTCGGGTTTTTGCGTCCTTGCTACACGCCCGCGGTTCTGCTTGCTCTCCACGGTAACAACGTCAATCTCCTCCTCGTCATCGTCTGAGCAGCAATCACAGATAAAATGGTTAGGTCTTCATATTCACAATATTAAACATTTCAAACAGTAAAGTGGTGTTGAGGCGTCAGTTGCCACTGGCAAAATAACCGTAAGATTGCAAGCAGCAACCCTTGACATTCTTCGCTAAAGGAAAAATGTTAATGGTTCAACTGCTTTTAAGTGGAATAACAATCAAGATATGCGTATAGGGCCATTGACACCCATGCTAATTCAGAAATAAAGACGTAGATATGTGGTCAGGTAGAATGGCCAATACTCAACAATTAACACAAGATCCACCTATCTTATGTAAATTGGCAAGTGCTAATTTGGCCTTCATGAGTTCCTCCTAGAGAGCAATACATCACCAAGAACACCCATCACCCCGCCCTTCTTCTACCGCACTATCATTCTAATAATAACACATCAAGCATAACTGCGATACGGGCGCAGTGTTTAACACCGGGGTATATGCTGATGTCCACATCTATTTTACTTTAGATATGTTCTGTGTCCTCCAATACACTAGATGGGTACATGCAATAGTCAAGAATTGGTTGTGGGGGGTTCTTACCCGAGGAATCCGTCCGAGACTCTGAGCCCGACGAAGCCGGTTTCCTAAAGCTGTTTGTTGGGATTGTGAGAACCGCCGCGGGGTCAACACAGTCTGTCGCCAAGGCAGTGGCCAGTGACGCATCAGGTGAGGCGCACTGCGCTTTAGTGGCCCTCCCCGTGATCTGGGGCGCGGGGAGTAGTCCTCGATTCTGGATGGCCGACAGTCGGTCGTTATTGACCTTCTCCAGCTGGCCCCTTGCAGAGAAGCTACTCCACATGCAGTCCTGGATAATGATGGAGCTGAGGTTGCCAAAGAGCTCCTCCGTGTCCGGGATGAACTGTCCTTCGTACTCGTCGTCCTGGCCCAGGAACTTGGAAAGCCAGCTGAGTTTGTCGCCCGGGGAAACGAGCATGGCCGCACCACCGAGCGTCCGGGTGGGCGACATGGGAGGGGTTGGCAGCAGCTCGAACTTTTTCCATATATCCTCGCTGGGAGCGGTGGACTTGTAAAAGTCTTCCTTGGTGTCGAAATCTTCGAAAAAATACGGTTGATAACAGTCGAACTCCATCTTTTCCCAAAAGTCCTTCAGTTTGCAGAGGCTACCACCTGGCGTCAACTCCTGTATCCCGATGAGCGACGATACTACAAGTAGTTTGCATTCAAGACCGCACACCACCTGCATGACAAAACAGCCGCAATCAGCGTCAACAGACCTGCGCATTCAATTTAGATGTGGGCTCCTATGTAAAAAGCGCCATGCAACCCCTCCAGAACCCTACATCCTCCTAGCCCACGTTCTCTAAATAGGACAGTGTTAATAATTGATTGCATGTTGCGGATGACCGCTCTCTGCAGCAAGGCAACCACCATCAAGGCAGATGGTGAGCACGTCGTACAGCACTGCAACACAATAGTAGGCTACTAATGGTAGCGAACTCGGAGCGTTTCTCTACCATTTCTACTATTATTGTTTATCgcttacagtaggcctactatatgACCTGGTTATCATCTACCTTGGTGGTTTAAATGCGCCAAGTGATTTTTAAATCCCCGTTGAAATGTGTAAATGCTCTTTGTAATGTTTAAATGCCCTTTGTACAGGAGGCTCCGCGCTGACATGGGAACCGGGGATATAGGGTCTCGCTTTGTTACACACGCTTTCCCAAACAACAGACTTCCAACGCAAATTAGCCCCAAAAGACGACTTTTTTAACCAGGAGTATTTCCCAGATACCCGGAGTGCACGTCTACACATCCTCGGTAGAAACTTTGTATGCTGCAATTAGTTAAAACCGTTCAAAACAGGAAGCGCTACTCACCCTAGTAGGTTATCCTCAAACCACAATGCGTAATTGAGGAGATGGAAAATTCCTCCAGGAAAGGCAAACTCCACAGTTAGGGATCCGGAAAACACCCGGTGCCGAACGGTGACTTAGCTCTGGGTGTGAGGGTGGAACGATTTAAAACCACTTATTTATTCACACGCTTTCCAGCCTGCAACTCTGTCGGTCACAGCCACACAGTGCGTTTTTCGCGCCACTGATATATCCTGTTATATATGATGATAAAACTGAGGGAGGAGCCTCGAAAATATCTGCAGCGGTTGATCCGGGTAAGCCTGGTCATTTACATAAAAGGCGGGGGATGTGCTCAGTCCTGCCCAGCCTTTTAAAGTCATTGACGGTTCTTTTTTCTCGACTGGAATGACTAGGGTTTGCGaagaaaataaaacgcgacCAAAATAGTCTGGTGGAAATCCGTGATGACAATGAAATTAAACCTTGGTTTCCCTACATCACCATGTCTGCAATCCAGAATTTGTTTAGAATGAATTttactgaatgaatgaattcataCATTAATTCATAAAAGCTGGATTGTTTTTTGCAAAGGAAAATTGTTTTTTTATGACAGTCAAATATGCATATTTTATAAATGACTGAACTTACATAAACCACAGTGGTCTGTGTTGTAGTGAATCCTGAAAGACAGATCAGTGTGAATAAGAGATAATAAGATCGCTCCACAAGACGCCCAGTGACACCCAGGAGTTCGGTTCTCCACATCTGCTGGTCTATTGACATACAAGTAAAACGGTGTCTAGTCCATTCTTCTTTGTCTCCTTAACGTGACAAGGCCTCATTGTGCTGCAGGAGTGTGTACCCAGCAGGGATCCCCCTAACGAAATTATATAATTTTACGGACATCTTTATTGGGTCCAAGCACTTCTGGATATAAAACAGCTTGAGGTAAAGGCATCCTTGACCTTTGTAAAGGTCCACATCCAGGCAGACATGgtttaaacatacacacgctGCGGCCATATTGCACCAGGCAATGATTAAGTGGAGGTGTAAACTAATTTGATGCCGCATTGTCTGGTGTGGACAGGCGGCCGGGCCAGGAtgcgggtcagaggtcaaagttcGCCAACGACTCCTAGAAGAGGCAAGGGCAGACCAAGACGAagagcatccccccccccccccccggccaaacCCCCGAAGGACATCGATCAGTGTAGCCCTTCTGGAAGCTTCTCAGGGACGCAGAGCGAGAGCGGCGAGCTGATTATTGATAAACAGCTGTTGTTGCCGATGGCGTCTGAGGTTGAACACACCTCTGGCCCGTGGCATGTCTGACTGTGTTGCTTCATACTGGAGAGAGCTCATTTTTCTACTTCAGCCTTTGTTCTTGTAGTTTGGACtctattgttttattttggcctgtgttttttttgtagttGGATCTATATCGGTTAATTTTGGCCTGTGTTTTTGTAGTTTGGACAAACTTGTTTTATTTGGTACTGTGTTTTTTGTCGAAGGTCCAATATAGTTGTTTTTTTCGcgctgtgtttttgtatttgggCCTATATCGGTTTATTTTGGCCttaatttttgttgttttgtgggGCATATATTATTCTTATTGCGGCTAGAAGACTTTAACCATCAAGCTGTCCCACTGAGTCAGGTGTCAGCCCTGAATCTGAAATGCACCTTCATTCATACCTGATCTAAACTATAATTTGGTTTTAAATGGATTTAACTTTTCCCTACTATTTCATTATAGTTCCTGGAGCAGGAGTAAGAAGGTCTATACATACACTGATGTCGGCTGTCTTGGATGACGGCGTAGAACTGAAAATGATTCATCTGTTCAATGGGAGGTTGTTTAATGGGACAAAGCAGTGCCTACAACGGCCACCTTGCACGGTTTACCAACCACCACAGGCCACCCTGAAATCTGCCACGTTCACAAATGCCTCCATCCTGACCAGTAGGAACAAAAAGAAAACTTTTGGCCCCATAAAATTTAGATGAGGACCTTCAGGAGGACTGAAAACCCTGAACCTCTCCCACCGGGAGTATCATTGTTGCGGTAACAATGCTTTTACACCAACAATAGCCTGCTCCCCAAGTCATCTCCATCTTAAATTCAAGTACCCTGCTTTGTCTGCCATTGTTAGAGTAGCATATGAGTGAGGTGGGAGAAAGACATCGGTAAAACAGGGGATGGGGGGCCAGGAGGTATTAACGGGGGCACTCATGCAGCGGACATTAACATCCCACTCAGTCACCCTGGGGAATCTGTGACTGGAGGaatttgtttgtgtgactgtgtgtgtgtgagtgttttagggggggggggggcaatactTTGACTTGGAGGTACTGAGTGGAATCATCCTCACGGTTGATTGCAGTGGTCAGCCAACACTCCTATCCCACACGGCCTCTGTGACACAGGGGTCATCGATCTCCTGACCTCTGCCCTTTTCTCCAGCCAGTCTGGACATATTTTATTCTTTACGAGGCACATTTCAAAAGGCATGGTGCTCATATGCTACGATGAGGGAAGTGCAGAggacagagaaagggaagggAATACAACTCATTGAAAACCTTAATGGCTCCCCGGGGATGGTCAACAGCATATGTGACACGCCCTCAGAAGGCCTGACCATTGTAAGCAGCAGGTTGCAAACATTTTGCTGTGACAAACAGCGTTTGTGTTTATCAATGTTGCACCTTTGCGTTTTTGTCATGCCGATTTCTGCGGTTATTGTTGATATTAGTACGGACGGTAATTTTATAATTACATTCTGTACACAAAGCTTTTACTTTTACCACTTTAAAttctgcactgtgtgtgt encodes the following:
- the LOC115544557 gene encoding protein L-Myc-1b produces the protein MEFDCYQPYFFEDFDTKEDFYKSTAPSEDIWKKFELLPTPPMSPTRTLGGAAMLVSPGDKLSWLSKFLGQDDEYEGQFIPDTEELFGNLSSIIIQDCMWSSFSARGQLEKVNNDRLSAIQNRGLLPAPQITGRATKAQCASPDASLATALATDCVDPAAVLTIPTNSFRKPASSGSESRTDSSDDDEEEIDVVTVESKQNRGRVARTQKPETLTVRADPCPARFHLSVHQQQHDYAAPSPDSDAELDDEDEDDDDDDDDGEEEDDEEPQRKRSCMESSSASLAGSSSDTPGSSDNEDVDRRRNHNFLERKRRNDLRSRFMALRDQVPGLVESAKTPKVAILTQATEYLDQLHQREKQQAQEKKRLKGRQQQLLRRLVDLRRT